One stretch of Rana temporaria chromosome 10, aRanTem1.1, whole genome shotgun sequence DNA includes these proteins:
- the LOC120915539 gene encoding indolethylamine N-methyltransferase-like has protein sequence MEPGSHKLYHVHGFHSRDFLDTYCSSKPEMPFTHEAFRYPMEKFHNAFFSGDFRGDVLIDISIGPIIQHLYAAQEYFRDIILLKPTEHCILELKKWTDNRTGAFDWSHTTTLATEFAGKSDQCEEKEVRLRAAITHVVKFDLNKENLTDPIGLPQADCLLFWCIPETISKDLEEFVRNFRKFSKLLKPGGRIMYYGILNCTFYKVGGEKFHFVKYNESDFRSILSNEGFVITHLEISPRKAVTDLMDFDSVMFCTAYKE, from the exons ATGGAGCCCGGCTCTCATAAACTCTACCATGTACACGGCTTCCACTCCCGGGATTTCCTAGACACGTACTGTTCCAGTAAACCAGAAATGCCCTTTACTCATGAGGCTTTTAGGTATCCTATGGAGAAATTTCACAACGCATTTTTCTCAG GTGACTTTAGGGGAGACGTGTTGATTGACATCAGTATTGGTCCCATCATACAACATCTCTATGCAGCGCAGGAATATTTCAGAGATATCATCCTTCTCAAGCCTACTGAGCACTGTATTCTAGAATTGAAAAAATGGACAGACAACCGAACCGGAGCATTTGATTGGTCACACACCACTACACTTGCTACAGAATTTGCAGGAAAGAG tgaccaATGTGAGGAGAAGGAAGTCAGACTCAGGGCGGCAATTACACATGTTGTAAAATTCGATCTCAACAAGGAAAATCTCACAGACCCAATTGGGCTACCACAAGCCGACTGCCTTCTGTTCTGGTGTATTCCGGAAACCATCAGCAAAGACCTTGAAGAATTTGTGAGAAACTTCAGGAAGTTCTCAAAGCTTCTAAAACCTGGCGGGCGCATTATGTATTATGGAATTTTAAATTGCACATTCTATAAGGTTGGGGGAGAGAAGTTCCATTTTGTAAAGTATAATGAAAGTGACTTTAGAAGTATACTCAGTAATGAGGGGTTTGTTATCACCCATTTGGAGATTTCTCCAAGAAAGGCTGTGACTGATCTGATGGATTTTGATTCAGTTATGTTCTGTACAGCTTATAAAGAATAG